One Eisenibacter elegans DSM 3317 genomic window, ATAAGCATTTTACGATGCCTTCACGTGCGAAGGATGCGGGCGCTAGCCCTGCACGTAGCCTTGCGGCTGGCCGCCTAGTGATAGCCCTAACCCGCGCCCCAAAAGGCAACCAAGGCTTAGAATACAAGCGCTATGGAGGTTATTCGCCTTCTTTGACGGCTAGTTGGCCACAGGCAGCGTCAATGTCTTTGCCTCGGCTGCGGCGTACATTTACTACCAAGCCTTTCTGCTCCAAATGCCGCTGAAAGCGCAACAGGGTGTCTTCATCAGTGTTGAGGAAGGAGGCATTGGCGATGGGGTTGTACTCGATGATGTTGATTTTGCAAGGCACTTTTTTGCTGAAGCGGTAGAGTTCGTCAGCGTCTTGGGTGGTGTCGTTGAAGCCATAAAAGAGGATGTATTCCAGCGTGATTTTGTTTTTGGTACGCTGATAAAAATGTTGCAGCGCCTTGGTCAGTGCGGGCAGGCTATTGGTCTCGTTGATGGGCATAATCTGATTGCGTTTCTGCTCATTGGCGGCGTGTAGGGAGAGGGCAAGGTTGAACTTCACCTCGTCGTCGCCCAGTTTTTCAATCATCTTGGCAATGCCCGCCGTGGAGACCGTGATGCGCTTGGGCGACATACCCAAGCCCTCGGGAGAGGTCAGTAGCTCTACGGACTGGAGTACGTTTTTGTAGTTTAGCAGGGGTTCGCCCATACCCATATACACGATATTGGTGAGGGGTTGGCCATAGTTCTCTTCGGCTTGGCGGGCTATCTGTACTACTTGGTCGTAGATTTCGGCAGCGTCGAGGTTGCGCTTGCGAGCCATATAGCCTGTGGCGCAAAACTTACAGGTCAGCGAGCAACCCACCTGTGACGACACGCAGGCCGTCATCCGCTCGGGCGTAGGAATAAGCACCCCTTCTATCAGGTGGGTATCGTGTAGTGAGAATGCTGTCTTGATAGTGCCGTCGTTACTCTTCTGTGTTTGCGCAATACGGATAGGGCGGATGCTAAAATGCTCGGCCAGGCGCTGGCGTGTGGCTTGGGAGAGATTGGTCATCTGCTCAAAATCAGTGGCTGATTTTTTCCAGAGCCACTCATACACCTGTTTGGCGCGAAAGGGCTTCTCACCTATTGATACAAAAAAATCTTTGAGTTGCTCAAGGCTGAGGGTGCGTATATCGGTCTGAGAGAGGGTATTCATATCGTTGTTACTCCAATGGAAATGAGACAAAAGCTGTGATTGTCTGTGATTTGTAGCTGCAAAGATACGACTTCCTCCCGACGATGGAAGGGTTGCGCACGAGTTTCTCAAGTAGAGGAGCGATGTGTGGAGCGGCGGACTATCTGCTACACACAATAATTTGGTGTTGTTGTTATTTTCGTGTGCTAGGATACAACCATAAAAGACACAAAGGAGAGGATGAATATCGGTAGCTTTGTGAGCTTTATTATGATGATAGCCCTGTTGAGTTGAACCCAAGTTAGCCAATGTCCAGTAGCGTGTTATCTAGTGGTGCAGCGTGTATACAAAGCAGGCGCTTTATATAGGGCACATTTTTTTTTGAGCGCCCTTTGAAAAATAGCGGGGAAGTGTTACCTTTGCAGTTCCGAAAATTTGAGGGTACAGATATAGTCAAAAAATCAGTGATAAATGCCTACCATTCAACAATTAGTCAGAAAAGGACGCAAGCAGCTGACCAGTAAGTCAAAGTCTCCGGCCTTAGACAGCTGCCCCCAGCGCCGTGGTGTATGTACCAGAGTATATACTACTACGCCTAAAAAGCCAAACTCAGCCATGCGTAAAGTAGCGCGTGTACGCCTTACCAATGGCAAAGAAGTCAACGCCTACATCCCAGGTGAAGGCCACAAGTTGCAAGAGCACTCTATCGTATTGATTCGCGGTGGTCGTGTGAAGGACTTGCCAGGCGTTCGTTACCACATCGTTCGTGGAGCTTTGGATACCGGTGGAGTAGACGGTCGTCGTCAAGCCCGCTCTAAGTATGGAGCCAAACGCCCCAAAGAGGCCAAAGCCAAAAAGTAATCCCTATTGATTCGTAGTCAAGCATTTTCAGATAACCATGAGAAAAAGAAAACCACCCAAGAGATACGTCCTTCCTGATCCTAAATTTAGCGACGTACAAGTAACCAAGTTTGTAAACAACTTGATGGAGCGCGGCAAGAAAAACCTTGCTTACAACATCTTCTACGGCGCATTGGAAATAGTAGAAACCAAGACAGGCGAAAATGGCCTCGAAACTTGGCGCAAGGCTTTGGGCAATGTAATGCCCGGCGTAGAAGTACGCAGCCGTCGTGTAGGTGGTGCTACTTTCCAAGTACCTAGCGAAGTGCGCCCTGAGCGTCGCGAATCTCTCGGCATTAAATGGTTGATTAACTACGCACGCAAGCGTGGCGAAAAAACAATGCAAGAGCGCCTAGCCGGTGAAATTATCGCCGCCGCCAAAGGTGAAGGAGCTGCCGTGAAGAAAAAAGATGATACCCACCGTATGGCAGATGCCAACAAAGCCTTCTCTCATTTTAGATTCTAATTATCAGATACGTTATCATCGAGCCTTGCCAAGAAATTGCTATCTTTGCGACATATTCTGGGTAAGTAACTCATTAAGCAATTCAATACAATGGCTGACTTAGTTCATCTGCGCAATATCGGTATCATGGCGCACATCGATGCCGGTAAAACAACCACCACCGAGCGCATACTTTATTACACTGGTCTGACTCACAAAATCGGTGAGGTTCACGACGGTGCTGCTACCATGGACCACATGGTGCAAGAGCAGGAGCGCGGTATTACTATTACCTCTGCTGCTACAACAACCCGCTGGAATTATCCTACTGTACAGGGCGAACTTATCCCTGAAAGTAAGGCTTACCGTATCAACATCATTGATACTCCAGGCCACGTGGATTTTACAGTTGAGGTAGAACGTTCTTTGCGCGTCTTGGATGGTGCAGTTGCCTTGTTTTGTGCCGTATCTGGTGTAGAACCCCAGTCTGAAACCGTATGGAGACAAGCGGACAAGTACCACGTACCACGGATCTGTTTTGTAAACAAAATGGACCGCTCAGGTGCAGACTTCTTCCGTGTTGTTGAGGATATCCAAAATACCCTGAAAGCCAAAGCCGTACCGATGCAAGTACCTATCGGCGCTGAAGAAACTTTCAAAGGCGTGGTAGACTTGGTAACGAAGAAGGCTGTTATTTGGGATGAAGCTTCTCAAGGTAAAAAGTACGACCTAGTTGATATCCCTGCCGACCTCGTAGAGACTGTAGCCGAATGGCGACAAAACCTCATCGAGAGCGTAGCCGAGTATGACGAAGCGCTGATGGAGAAATTCTTCGAAGACGAAGACTCTATCACTGAAGAAGAAATCCGCGCTGCCGTTCGCAAGGCTGTTATCGATATGGCCTTCTTCCCTGTGTTCTGTGGCTCTGCCTTCAAAAACAAAGGGGTTCAGGCAGTACTCGATGCTGTTTGTTCTTACATGCCTTCACCTCTTGACCTTCCCCCTGTAACAGGTACTAACCCTGACAGCGGAGAAGAAGAGGTGCGTAAGCCTGACAACAATCAGCCTTTTGCCGCCTTAGCTTTCAAAATTGCCACTGACCCCTTCGTTGGCCGTCTTTGCTTTATGCGTGTGTACTCTGGTACGCTCGACTCAGGCTCTTACGTACTCAACAACCGTACTGGTAAGAAAGAACGTATCTCTCGCCTGATGCAGATGCACGCCAACAAGCAGAACCCTATCGATAAAATCGAAGCTGGTGATATCTGCGCAGGTGTTGGATTTAAGGACATCAAAACCGGTGATACTCTCACCGACGAGAAACACCCGCTCGTATTGGAGTCTATGAGCTTCCCAGAGCCCGTTATCGGATACGCTATTGAGCCTAAAGCTCAGGCTGACGTAGACAAGCTCGGCTCGGCGATTGCCAAACTAGTAGAGGAAGACCCTACCCTACGTGTAGAAACTGACCAAGAAACCGGCCAGACAGTTATGCGTGGTATGGGTGAATTGCACCTCGAAATCATCCTTGACCGCCTACAGCGCGAGTTTAAGGTTGAAGTAAACCAAGGTGCTCCTCAAGTAGCTTACAAAGAGTCACTTACAGGTACTGTAGAACACAAAGAAGTCTACAAAAAGCAAAGTGGTGGTAAAGGTAAATTCGCCGATATCGTGTTCGAACTCGGCCCCCGCGAAGACAACCAGCCTGGCTTGCAGTTTGTAAACGACATCGTGGGTGGTGTGATTCCTCGCGAATTTATCCCCGCTATCCAGAAAGGCTTTGAACAAGCTTTGGCCAACGGCCCTCTTGCCGGATACCCGGTAGAAGGTGTGAAGGTGCGCTTGTTCCACGGTTCTTTCCACGATGTTGACTCTGACTCACTCTCGTTCGAATTGGCCGCCCGTATGGGCTTCCGTGAAGCTGCCCGCAAAGCCGCTCCACGTCTGAAAGAGCCTATCATGAGTGTAGAGGTAGTAACTCCTGAAGAGTTTACAGGCCCCGTAACAGGTGACCTCAACCGTCGTCGTGGTATTATGAAAGGAATGGATACTCGCGGTGGTGCGCAAGTAATCAAAGCTGACGTACCTTTGTCAGAGCTATTTGGTTATGTAACCGACCTCCGTACCATCTCTTCTGGTCGTGCTTCTGCCAACCTTACATTCTCTCACTATGAGTTTGTACCGCAGAACATCGCCGACGATGTTGTCGCTAAAAGCAAAGGTACTCCCGTACGCTAGTCGGCGGTAAGTCCCTATACCATATACTACCTACCGACCCACTGCGGTCGGTAGTTTTTTCGCCGATATATTTTCATATCCAAGAACATGACGCAAAAAATCAGAATAAAACTAAAATCATACGATCACAACTTGGTAGATAAATCTGCTGAGAAAATCGTAAAGGCAGTAAAACAAACTGGTGCTGTTGTGAACGGCCCTATTCCACTGCCTACCAAGCGCGAAATCTTTACTGTATTGCGCTCGCCACACGTAAACAAAAAATCACGTGAGCAATTCCAACTCAGCACCTACAAGCGCCTTGTAGATATCTACTCTACTAGCGCCAAAACTGTAGATGCACTGATGAAGCTCGAATTGCCTAGCGGTGTAGACGTAGAAATCAAAGTCTGAGGAACTACCTACACAACCCTACTCGCAGCGGCTTGTACTCCATACTTTGGAGTGCAAGCCGCTTGCTTGTGAGATATACGCACCACTGGATAGCCTCAGCCACTAGA contains:
- the fusA gene encoding elongation factor G, with the translated sequence MADLVHLRNIGIMAHIDAGKTTTTERILYYTGLTHKIGEVHDGAATMDHMVQEQERGITITSAATTTRWNYPTVQGELIPESKAYRINIIDTPGHVDFTVEVERSLRVLDGAVALFCAVSGVEPQSETVWRQADKYHVPRICFVNKMDRSGADFFRVVEDIQNTLKAKAVPMQVPIGAEETFKGVVDLVTKKAVIWDEASQGKKYDLVDIPADLVETVAEWRQNLIESVAEYDEALMEKFFEDEDSITEEEIRAAVRKAVIDMAFFPVFCGSAFKNKGVQAVLDAVCSYMPSPLDLPPVTGTNPDSGEEEVRKPDNNQPFAALAFKIATDPFVGRLCFMRVYSGTLDSGSYVLNNRTGKKERISRLMQMHANKQNPIDKIEAGDICAGVGFKDIKTGDTLTDEKHPLVLESMSFPEPVIGYAIEPKAQADVDKLGSAIAKLVEEDPTLRVETDQETGQTVMRGMGELHLEIILDRLQREFKVEVNQGAPQVAYKESLTGTVEHKEVYKKQSGGKGKFADIVFELGPREDNQPGLQFVNDIVGGVIPREFIPAIQKGFEQALANGPLAGYPVEGVKVRLFHGSFHDVDSDSLSFELAARMGFREAARKAAPRLKEPIMSVEVVTPEEFTGPVTGDLNRRRGIMKGMDTRGGAQVIKADVPLSELFGYVTDLRTISSGRASANLTFSHYEFVPQNIADDVVAKSKGTPVR
- the rlmN gene encoding 23S rRNA (adenine(2503)-C(2))-methyltransferase RlmN, which codes for MNTLSQTDIRTLSLEQLKDFFVSIGEKPFRAKQVYEWLWKKSATDFEQMTNLSQATRQRLAEHFSIRPIRIAQTQKSNDGTIKTAFSLHDTHLIEGVLIPTPERMTACVSSQVGCSLTCKFCATGYMARKRNLDAAEIYDQVVQIARQAEENYGQPLTNIVYMGMGEPLLNYKNVLQSVELLTSPEGLGMSPKRITVSTAGIAKMIEKLGDDEVKFNLALSLHAANEQKRNQIMPINETNSLPALTKALQHFYQRTKNKITLEYILFYGFNDTTQDADELYRFSKKVPCKINIIEYNPIANASFLNTDEDTLLRFQRHLEQKGLVVNVRRSRGKDIDAACGQLAVKEGE
- the rpsJ gene encoding 30S ribosomal protein S10, with the protein product MTQKIRIKLKSYDHNLVDKSAEKIVKAVKQTGAVVNGPIPLPTKREIFTVLRSPHVNKKSREQFQLSTYKRLVDIYSTSAKTVDALMKLELPSGVDVEIKV
- the rpsL gene encoding 30S ribosomal protein S12; the protein is MPTIQQLVRKGRKQLTSKSKSPALDSCPQRRGVCTRVYTTTPKKPNSAMRKVARVRLTNGKEVNAYIPGEGHKLQEHSIVLIRGGRVKDLPGVRYHIVRGALDTGGVDGRRQARSKYGAKRPKEAKAKK
- the rpsG gene encoding 30S ribosomal protein S7; protein product: MRKRKPPKRYVLPDPKFSDVQVTKFVNNLMERGKKNLAYNIFYGALEIVETKTGENGLETWRKALGNVMPGVEVRSRRVGGATFQVPSEVRPERRESLGIKWLINYARKRGEKTMQERLAGEIIAAAKGEGAAVKKKDDTHRMADANKAFSHFRF